In Nitrospirota bacterium, the following are encoded in one genomic region:
- a CDS encoding glutathione S-transferase N-terminal domain-containing protein: MALTLYHVHWCPECAIVREKLEELGLEYEDVVVPDVRMFRKQVHEVSGQYYVPVLKDGDLVLTETRDILSHLDARHGKGGSGTDAPPTPAARTDRKPDALSDDDRYPSCRLFPGK, encoded by the coding sequence ATGGCGCTCACCCTCTATCATGTGCATTGGTGTCCCGAGTGCGCGATCGTCCGCGAGAAGCTCGAGGAGCTGGGGCTGGAGTACGAGGACGTGGTCGTGCCGGACGTGCGCATGTTTCGGAAACAGGTGCACGAGGTCTCGGGACAGTATTACGTGCCCGTGCTGAAGGACGGCGATCTGGTCCTGACCGAGACCCGGGACATCCTGTCGCACCTCGACGCGCGGCATGGGAAGGGCGGCTCCGGAACGGACGCCCCGCCCACGCCCGCCGCTCGAACCGACCGGAAACCCGACGCGCTGAGCGACGACGACCGGTATCCGTCGTGCCGCCTGTTCCCAGGGAAGTAG
- a CDS encoding KamA family radical SAM protein — translation MEDWRKSLAESVVKPRDLAKHLGVDPEEIEAVVGDYPMRITPTVLATIKKPGDAIWKQVVPDPAEMADFDAPDDPLEEDTMSPVPHLVHRYPDRVLLMVTNQCPIYCRFCTRKRLVGKPGFLKKGELDRAIAYLRAHAEVRDVILSGGDPLLLPDHLLERILKALRTIPHLEIIRLGSRVPGTLPQRVTPKLCEIVKKYHPIYMNLHFNHPDELTPEVKAACGMLADAGVPLGAQTVLLKGVNDDPEVMKRLVHQLLQARVKPYYLYQADLTKGTNHFRTTVETGMAIVRALQGHTSGMAVPHFVIDAPGGGGKIPILPPDYLVHLDEDGAVLKNYEHKTFHYPQPANGNGPFDMAQGRRELPMVGARRTNGGQPALSGCGNGPFEVP, via the coding sequence ATGGAGGACTGGAGAAAAAGCCTGGCCGAGAGCGTCGTGAAGCCTCGGGACTTGGCCAAGCACCTGGGCGTTGATCCCGAGGAGATCGAGGCCGTCGTCGGCGACTATCCGATGCGCATCACGCCGACCGTCCTGGCCACGATCAAGAAGCCGGGGGACGCGATCTGGAAGCAGGTGGTGCCGGACCCGGCCGAGATGGCGGACTTCGACGCGCCCGACGACCCGCTCGAAGAAGACACGATGAGCCCGGTGCCGCACCTGGTGCACCGCTATCCGGACCGGGTTCTCCTGATGGTCACCAACCAGTGCCCGATCTACTGCCGCTTCTGCACGCGCAAGCGGCTCGTCGGGAAGCCGGGATTCCTGAAGAAGGGCGAGCTGGACCGGGCGATCGCCTACCTGCGGGCCCACGCGGAGGTCCGCGACGTGATCCTGTCCGGCGGGGACCCGCTGCTCCTGCCCGACCACCTCCTGGAGCGGATCCTGAAAGCGCTGCGCACGATCCCGCACCTGGAGATCATCCGGCTCGGGTCCCGCGTGCCCGGCACCCTGCCGCAACGCGTCACGCCGAAGCTCTGCGAGATCGTGAAAAAGTACCATCCGATCTACATGAACCTGCACTTCAACCACCCGGACGAGCTGACGCCCGAGGTCAAGGCCGCCTGCGGCATGCTCGCGGACGCGGGGGTGCCCCTGGGCGCCCAGACGGTGCTGCTCAAGGGCGTCAACGACGACCCTGAGGTGATGAAACGGCTGGTCCACCAACTGCTGCAGGCCCGGGTGAAACCCTATTACCTCTACCAGGCGGACCTGACCAAAGGTACCAACCACTTCCGGACCACGGTGGAGACCGGCATGGCCATCGTGCGCGCGCTGCAAGGCCACACGAGCGGGATGGCGGTCCCCCATTTCGTGATTGACGCGCCCGGAGGCGGCGGCAAGATCCCGATCCTCCCGCCCGACTACCTCGTGCACCTGGACGAGGACGGCGCCGTGCTCAAGAACTACGAGCACAAGACCTTCCACTACCCCCAGCCTGCGAACGGGAACGGCCCCTTCGACATGGCTCAGGGCAGGCGGGAGTTGCCCATGGTCGGGGCCCGTCGGACCAACGGCGGACAGCCGGCCCTGAGCGGATGCGGCAACGGACCGTTCGAGGTTCCGTGA
- a CDS encoding 2'-deoxycytidine 5'-triphosphate deaminase, with protein MTRRQPTQSRHTSRHGILPYQSVKRLVADRVIRAEAPIEARQIQPASLDLRLGKKAYRLLSSFLPERTEIQSRLSLHASSERDVLDFYKSDLVMYEMDLRDGAILEKGHVYLVPLLESLHLPPTLRARTNPKSSTGRLDVFTRVITDLNTGFDEIRAGYAGPLYLEIVPRSFTIRVKTGLSLNQLRLVQGDAAVSDSRLRDLHRTEPLLYHNVTEEKSVPLRDLRIDRGLFLRVDLQGSDSHREAIVGYRAKKNSHVIDLAKIGYYAALDFWDPIRRSRNSTLLLEPEEFYILASKERIRVPVGYAAEMVAYEAACGELRTHYAGFFDPGFGYGEGELRGTQAVLEVRPHDVPFLIHDGQTFFKVVYERMSELPSQVYGAALGSSYQRQGLTLSKHFKA; from the coding sequence GTGACCAGACGCCAGCCCACCCAGTCCCGTCATACGTCACGGCACGGCATCCTGCCGTACCAGTCCGTCAAACGGCTGGTAGCCGACCGGGTCATCCGGGCGGAGGCGCCGATCGAGGCCCGCCAGATCCAGCCGGCCAGCCTGGATTTGCGGCTGGGGAAGAAAGCCTACCGGCTGCTGAGCAGCTTCCTGCCCGAGCGTACGGAGATCCAGAGCCGCCTCAGCCTCCACGCCTCCTCCGAGCGCGACGTGCTGGACTTCTACAAGTCCGACCTCGTCATGTACGAGATGGATCTGCGCGACGGGGCGATCCTGGAAAAGGGCCACGTCTACCTCGTGCCTCTGCTGGAGAGCCTGCACCTGCCGCCGACGCTCCGGGCCAGGACCAATCCCAAGTCCTCCACCGGCCGTCTGGACGTCTTCACCCGGGTCATCACCGACCTCAACACCGGCTTCGACGAAATTCGGGCCGGCTATGCCGGGCCGCTCTATCTGGAAATCGTCCCCCGGTCCTTCACGATCCGGGTGAAGACCGGCCTCTCGCTGAACCAACTCCGCCTCGTCCAGGGGGACGCGGCCGTGTCCGACAGCCGCCTCCGCGATCTCCACCGGACCGAGCCCCTGCTCTATCACAACGTGACCGAAGAGAAGTCCGTGCCGCTGCGCGACCTGCGCATCGACCGCGGGCTCTTCCTGCGCGTGGACCTGCAGGGCTCCGACAGCCACCGCGAGGCGATCGTGGGCTACCGGGCCAAGAAGAACAGTCACGTGATCGACCTGGCCAAGATCGGCTACTACGCCGCCCTGGACTTCTGGGACCCGATCCGGCGGAGCCGCAACAGCACGCTCCTGCTGGAGCCCGAAGAGTTCTACATCCTGGCGTCCAAGGAGCGGATCCGCGTGCCGGTCGGTTATGCCGCCGAAATGGTGGCCTACGAGGCGGCCTGCGGCGAGCTCCGGACCCACTACGCCGGCTTTTTCGATCCGGGATTCGGGTACGGCGAGGGGGAGCTTCGCGGAACCCAGGCCGTGCTGGAAGTCCGGCCGCACGACGTTCCCTTCCTGATCCACGATGGACAAACCTTCTTCAAGGTTGTATACGAGAGGATGTCCGAGCTTCCCTCCCAGGTTTACGGAGCGGCCCTCGGGTCCTCGTATCAGCGGCAGGGCCTGACCCTCAGCAAGCACTTCAAAGCGTAA
- a CDS encoding TIGR04283 family arsenosugar biosynthesis glycosyltransferase, which yields MLTISVVIPALNEETVLPQTLAHAAKLGFDEVVVVDGGSRDRTTELLAPYLSARAPFPITLITAPPGRASQMNLGAAASRGEVLLFLHADTLLPAEAKAEILAALNDPACVGGRFDVRFERDSGWGWVISRMMNLRSRLSGIATGDQAIFVRRAAFERLGGFADLPLMEDVDFSRRLKRIGPVAPLRAKVVTSYRRWERSGPVRTILLMWTLRFLYWLGVSPRTLSRFYGIVR from the coding sequence ATGCTCACCATCAGCGTCGTCATCCCCGCCCTGAACGAAGAGACCGTCCTGCCGCAGACTCTGGCCCACGCCGCCAAACTGGGATTCGACGAAGTAGTCGTCGTGGACGGAGGCAGCCGGGACCGCACCACCGAGCTCCTGGCTCCCTACCTGTCCGCCCGCGCCCCTTTTCCCATCACCCTGATCACGGCGCCACCGGGCCGCGCCAGCCAGATGAACCTCGGAGCCGCGGCGAGCCGCGGGGAGGTCCTGCTGTTCCTGCACGCCGACACGCTCCTGCCCGCCGAGGCCAAGGCCGAGATCCTCGCCGCACTGAACGATCCCGCCTGCGTCGGCGGGCGGTTCGACGTGCGGTTCGAGCGGGATTCTGGCTGGGGCTGGGTGATCAGCCGCATGATGAACCTGCGCTCCCGCCTGAGCGGCATCGCGACCGGCGACCAGGCGATCTTCGTCAGACGCGCGGCCTTCGAGCGGCTGGGGGGCTTCGCTGATCTTCCCCTCATGGAGGACGTGGACTTCAGCCGGCGCCTCAAGCGAATCGGGCCGGTGGCCCCGCTCCGGGCGAAAGTGGTAACCTCCTACCGGCGCTGGGAACGGTCCGGGCCGGTCCGCACGATCCTGTTGATGTGGACGCTCCGATTCCTCTACTGGCTGGGCGTCAGCCCTCGCACACTCAGCCGATTTTACGGCATTGTGCGATAG
- a CDS encoding TIGR04282 family arsenosugar biosynthesis glycosyltransferase, translated as MIFGKAPIPGQVKTRLCPPLTGDEAATLQGTLVLDVVERSRAVERQLDRFLACSPSREHPFFKVMEGRHGVRLLDQVGPDVGARMAQVFEELFGLGYRKVVMVGTDVPTLQPSSLLEAHKRLDDHDLVLGPAQDGGYFLIGLTRPTPDLFQDIPWSTDQVRALTLKKAEALGLKVAQLAMDRDLDTVEDLLAFAQEAGLEARGPRGGARESAIHPAPRAPRLSARTAGVLRMLAERLRSRTDVRRET; from the coding sequence GTGATCTTCGGCAAGGCGCCGATTCCCGGCCAGGTGAAGACCCGCCTCTGCCCGCCCCTGACCGGGGACGAGGCCGCCACGCTCCAGGGCACCCTCGTGCTCGACGTCGTCGAGCGGAGCCGGGCCGTCGAGCGGCAATTGGACCGGTTCCTCGCCTGCTCGCCGTCGCGCGAGCATCCGTTCTTCAAGGTCATGGAGGGCCGTCACGGGGTGAGGCTCCTCGATCAGGTCGGTCCCGACGTCGGCGCCCGCATGGCCCAGGTGTTTGAAGAGCTTTTCGGGTTGGGCTATCGAAAGGTGGTGATGGTCGGGACTGACGTGCCGACGCTGCAGCCTTCTTCGTTGCTGGAGGCCCACAAGCGGCTGGACGACCATGACCTCGTCCTCGGCCCGGCCCAGGACGGAGGCTATTTCCTCATCGGGCTGACGAGGCCGACCCCGGATCTCTTCCAGGACATCCCCTGGTCCACCGACCAGGTTCGAGCCCTGACGTTGAAAAAAGCAGAAGCGCTGGGCCTGAAGGTCGCCCAGTTGGCGATGGACCGGGACCTGGACACGGTCGAGGACCTGCTCGCTTTCGCGCAGGAGGCCGGGCTGGAGGCACGAGGCCCGAGGGGAGGAGCAAGGGAATCCGCCATTCACCCCGCGCCCCGCGCCCCGCGCCTGTCAGCCCGCACCGCCGGCGTGCTCAGGATGCTGGCCGAGCGGCTGCGATCCAGAACGGACGTGAGGCGTGAGACGTAA
- a CDS encoding SDR family oxidoreductase, whose protein sequence is MNERVALITGGARGIGRAIALDLAARHWAVAVCYRSSEKDAAETSKAITERGGKALAVRADVSDPSAATQLVRQVERAWGRIDALINCAGPYHRVNLLEETAEGWAAMFANNLHPVFYLSQAVAPGMKARKSGRIVSFSMANADQMVAQPDVTAHYIAKAGVLILTRSLAKVLAPHGITVNAVSPGFINSGSAPPEELAGMTKRIPAGYVGEVADTVAAVRFLLSDEARYVTGTNIHVSGGWGI, encoded by the coding sequence ATGAACGAGCGAGTCGCTCTCATTACTGGCGGGGCGCGGGGCATCGGACGCGCCATCGCTCTGGACCTGGCCGCCCGGCACTGGGCCGTCGCCGTCTGCTACCGTTCAAGTGAAAAGGACGCGGCCGAGACGAGCAAGGCCATCACCGAGCGCGGCGGGAAAGCCCTGGCGGTCCGCGCGGACGTGTCGGACCCATCGGCAGCCACCCAACTGGTCCGGCAGGTCGAACGGGCCTGGGGCCGGATTGACGCCCTCATCAACTGCGCCGGGCCCTACCACCGGGTGAACCTGCTGGAGGAGACGGCGGAGGGCTGGGCGGCGATGTTCGCGAACAACCTGCACCCGGTCTTCTACCTGAGCCAGGCGGTGGCGCCGGGGATGAAGGCCCGCAAGTCCGGGCGGATCGTCTCGTTCAGCATGGCCAACGCCGACCAGATGGTGGCGCAGCCGGACGTGACCGCCCACTACATCGCCAAGGCGGGCGTCCTGATCCTGACCCGCTCGCTGGCCAAGGTGCTGGCGCCGCACGGGATCACGGTCAACGCCGTCTCTCCCGGCTTCATCAACTCCGGGAGCGCGCCGCCGGAGGAATTGGCCGGGATGACGAAACGGATTCCAGCCGGCTATGTCGGGGAGGTGGCCGATACGGTGGCGGCCGTGCGGTTCCTGCTCTCGGACGAGGCCCGCTACGTGACCGGCACGAACATCCACGTCAGCGGCGGCTGGGGGATCTGA
- a CDS encoding glutaredoxin domain-containing protein: MADPIEEEIQREIRAHKILIYGKGTKQMPMCGFTRETMQFFDKYGYPYEVIDVLPNPAKREALSKMTNWPTLPKVFINGQFYGDTDILDPMEKKGEIEPLLKAAFKSSGA; this comes from the coding sequence ATGGCTGATCCGATAGAAGAGGAAATTCAGCGGGAGATCAGGGCGCACAAGATTCTCATCTACGGGAAGGGCACCAAGCAGATGCCCATGTGCGGGTTCACCAGGGAGACCATGCAGTTCTTCGACAAGTACGGCTATCCGTACGAAGTCATTGACGTGCTCCCGAACCCGGCCAAGCGGGAGGCCCTGTCCAAGATGACGAACTGGCCGACCCTGCCCAAGGTCTTCATCAACGGCCAGTTCTACGGGGACACCGACATCCTGGACCCGATGGAAAAGAAAGGCGAGATTGAGCCGCTCCTGAAGGCGGCCTTTAAAAGCAGTGGCGCGTGA
- a CDS encoding BolA family protein: protein MINPETLTHYIRQAMPDATVSVTDKTGTMDHLAVRVISSLFEGKNLLDRHRMVYQALDAPMKDGRIHALEIKAETPDGS from the coding sequence ATGATCAATCCCGAGACCTTGACCCACTATATCCGGCAGGCCATGCCGGATGCGACCGTGTCCGTGACGGACAAGACCGGCACGATGGACCATCTGGCCGTCCGGGTCATCTCGAGCCTGTTCGAGGGGAAGAACCTGCTGGATCGGCACCGGATGGTCTACCAGGCGCTGGACGCGCCGATGAAGGACGGACGCATCCACGCGCTGGAAATCAAGGCGGAAACGCCGGACGGATCGTGA
- a CDS encoding bifunctional UDP-sugar hydrolase/5'-nucleotidase produces the protein MGQPRARLVRASLLALTFVIGLACPSFAHAQTLTILHSSEHHGQVLPIERRGEKRIAGMAGRAALIASIKKEAEAVLLVDSGDILIGTPLSSFFRGEPDVKAMNLMGYQALAAGNHEFDFGLDHFRRLKELAQFPILCSNLHAQKVELPCRTSAIVKAGPFTIGLVSLLGHRNFPDTFNREVTKLLEFRPPVETARRLARSLKETQAVDLVVAVTHQETDEDLALLAQAPEVDVIVGGHTEGFDGLLTAGSTTPVAELERPGSIFVKTHRLGRTLGRLVLELARRPDGPGMTVVRARAQNLPVNEDVPPDPAVNELVQDYARKLESRTAMTVGRSLVALDGDNNRVRSQETNLGNLLADLLRAEFGTEIALLNGGQIRDSIPVGPVDVKRVLRVLPFDSPTVTITVTGEQLRLALENSVSRLPGTMAGRFLQISGLSVRYDLSAQPGLRVREVSVGGRPLEATRRYSVATDAFLADGGDGYEMFARAQDRIERQVPMRDLLLAALQAKPLKASVEGRIRFVEQPGPAEPHEHPPQTPHPMPDR, from the coding sequence ATGGGTCAACCACGCGCGCGCCTCGTCAGGGCCTCGCTCCTGGCCCTCACCTTCGTTATCGGCCTGGCCTGTCCGTCTTTCGCCCATGCGCAGACCCTCACGATCCTCCACTCCAGCGAGCATCACGGGCAGGTGCTGCCGATCGAGCGGCGCGGCGAGAAGCGGATCGCGGGGATGGCGGGCCGGGCGGCGCTGATCGCCTCGATCAAGAAGGAGGCCGAGGCGGTGCTGCTCGTGGATTCGGGCGACATCCTGATCGGCACGCCCCTCTCGTCCTTCTTCCGCGGGGAGCCGGACGTCAAGGCCATGAACCTGATGGGCTACCAGGCCCTGGCGGCCGGCAATCACGAGTTCGACTTCGGACTGGACCATTTCCGGCGTCTGAAGGAGCTGGCGCAGTTTCCCATCCTCTGCTCGAACCTGCACGCGCAGAAGGTGGAACTTCCCTGCCGGACATCGGCGATCGTGAAGGCCGGTCCGTTCACGATCGGGCTTGTCAGCCTGCTGGGCCACCGCAACTTCCCGGACACGTTCAACCGGGAAGTGACCAAACTGCTGGAGTTCCGCCCGCCCGTCGAGACGGCGCGCCGCCTCGCCCGGTCCCTGAAAGAGACGCAGGCCGTGGACCTGGTCGTCGCGGTCACGCACCAGGAAACGGATGAGGACCTGGCCCTGCTCGCCCAGGCCCCGGAGGTGGACGTCATCGTCGGCGGTCACACGGAGGGGTTCGACGGGCTGCTGACCGCCGGTTCGACCACGCCCGTCGCGGAGCTTGAGCGTCCCGGCTCCATCTTCGTCAAGACGCATCGCCTGGGCCGCACGCTCGGCCGGCTGGTCCTGGAATTGGCCAGGCGACCGGACGGGCCTGGCATGACCGTGGTCCGCGCACGGGCGCAAAATCTGCCCGTGAACGAGGACGTGCCTCCCGATCCGGCCGTCAACGAGCTGGTCCAGGACTATGCCCGCAAGCTGGAGAGCCGGACGGCGATGACCGTCGGACGATCGCTCGTGGCCCTGGACGGAGACAACAACCGGGTCCGCTCCCAGGAAACCAACCTGGGCAACCTGCTCGCCGACCTGCTCCGGGCCGAGTTCGGCACGGAGATCGCGCTGCTGAACGGCGGACAGATCCGCGACAGCATTCCGGTCGGGCCGGTGGACGTGAAGCGAGTCCTGCGGGTCCTGCCCTTCGACTCCCCGACCGTGACGATCACGGTCACAGGCGAGCAGCTCCGTCTCGCACTGGAGAACAGCGTCAGCCGGCTGCCCGGCACCATGGCGGGCCGCTTCCTCCAAATCTCCGGCCTGAGCGTCCGGTACGACCTCTCCGCCCAACCCGGCTTGCGCGTACGCGAGGTCTCGGTCGGCGGACGCCCGCTGGAGGCAACGCGGCGCTATTCGGTGGCGACCGATGCCTTCCTGGCCGACGGCGGGGACGGCTACGAGATGTTCGCCCGCGCGCAGGACCGTATCGAGCGGCAGGTGCCGATGCGGGACCTCCTGCTGGCCGCTTTACAGGCGAAACCCTTGAAGGCTTCGGTGGAGGGACGGATCCGGTTCGTGGAGCAGCCGGGGCCGGCCGAGCCGCACGAGCACCCGCCGCAGACGCCCCATCCCATGCCAGACCGTTGA
- a CDS encoding acyl-CoA dehydrogenase family protein — protein MSELLPGLEKLEEARERMAAPSFMAGLFLGRPDFTLLLPPEEPAEEREAEAAYCVRIEAFLRSQVDPEEIERTGKIPDTVLRGLFDLGAFALKIPREYGGLGFSYTTYGRVLTLIAGWSNSLALTVAVPQSIGIAMPILLFGNEEQKKIYLPRVARDAVSAFALTEPITGSDAANVQTEAVLDETGAQFTVNGEKLWCTNGPLARYVTLIARVPARRESRGGGQVWIPVPAGKAADDRVHTAFILDMTAPGVTVRQRCQFEGCRGIENAHMTFTDVRIPAANVIGEVGKGLKYALTILNVGRAVSIPAICLGMAKQAWQPTLDWANSRVTFGKPLGERQTQRMRAGRMAAALFAMEALATLVWRMADHKRGDIRIEAAVAKMFCSESTIQFLKDAQTLFGGMGYETAASKRLRGEPAFPIEQLVRDAEMYRIGEGATDILRPFVAREGLNQHLDRAKPYFAARATSGAKLGELLKLVRFYLPWYLSQWRRRPLPDRAELRHPKVRGYLAYVERESRRLARAIFYAMARYRAALRDDQGRQNRIEAVGEDLLAIAATALSAESRERTDGDATGWMLADEFFRQARERVDRAVRGLLCNDDHVPTGIGGQAVRGAFAWLSRGIIRRGLGEYAPSETQGNAEPPGDSASRSDSRPRVSA, from the coding sequence ATGTCGGAACTCCTCCCTGGACTGGAGAAGCTCGAGGAAGCGCGGGAGCGGATGGCCGCGCCCAGCTTCATGGCCGGGCTGTTCCTCGGGCGCCCCGACTTCACGCTGCTGCTCCCGCCGGAGGAGCCGGCCGAAGAGCGGGAGGCGGAAGCGGCCTATTGCGTGCGGATCGAGGCCTTCCTGCGGAGTCAGGTCGATCCGGAAGAGATCGAGCGGACGGGAAAGATTCCCGACACGGTGCTCCGGGGTCTGTTCGATCTGGGCGCGTTCGCCCTGAAAATCCCCAGGGAATACGGAGGCCTCGGCTTCTCGTACACGACCTACGGGCGCGTCCTCACGCTGATCGCCGGGTGGAGCAACAGCCTGGCCCTCACCGTGGCGGTTCCCCAGTCCATCGGCATCGCGATGCCGATTCTCCTGTTCGGCAACGAGGAGCAAAAGAAGATCTACCTGCCGCGCGTGGCGCGGGATGCGGTCTCCGCCTTTGCGCTGACCGAACCGATCACCGGCTCCGACGCCGCGAACGTCCAGACGGAGGCGGTGCTCGACGAGACCGGCGCGCAGTTCACCGTCAACGGCGAGAAGCTCTGGTGCACGAACGGCCCGCTCGCCCGCTACGTGACGCTGATCGCGCGCGTGCCGGCCAGACGGGAGTCCCGCGGCGGCGGCCAGGTGTGGATTCCGGTCCCCGCAGGCAAAGCCGCGGACGACCGGGTGCACACGGCCTTCATTCTCGACATGACCGCGCCGGGGGTGACCGTTCGCCAGCGGTGCCAATTCGAAGGCTGCCGCGGCATCGAGAACGCGCACATGACCTTCACGGACGTGCGGATTCCCGCGGCCAACGTGATCGGCGAGGTCGGGAAGGGCCTGAAATACGCGCTGACCATTCTCAACGTCGGCCGCGCGGTCAGCATCCCCGCCATCTGCCTCGGGATGGCCAAGCAGGCCTGGCAGCCCACGCTGGACTGGGCGAACTCCCGCGTCACGTTCGGGAAGCCGCTGGGGGAGCGACAGACCCAGCGCATGCGGGCGGGCCGGATGGCGGCCGCGCTCTTCGCCATGGAAGCGTTGGCTACGCTCGTATGGCGCATGGCGGATCACAAGAGGGGCGATATCCGGATCGAGGCCGCCGTCGCCAAGATGTTCTGCTCCGAAAGCACGATCCAGTTTCTGAAGGACGCGCAGACCCTCTTCGGCGGCATGGGCTACGAAACGGCCGCCTCGAAGCGCCTCCGCGGCGAGCCGGCCTTTCCGATCGAGCAGCTCGTCCGGGACGCCGAGATGTACCGCATCGGCGAGGGAGCGACCGACATCCTGCGGCCGTTCGTCGCCAGGGAAGGGCTCAACCAACACCTCGACCGGGCGAAGCCGTACTTCGCGGCGCGGGCGACAAGCGGTGCCAAGCTGGGCGAGCTGCTGAAGCTCGTCCGTTTCTACCTTCCCTGGTATCTCAGCCAGTGGAGGCGGCGTCCCCTGCCCGATCGGGCTGAGCTGCGCCACCCCAAGGTGCGAGGGTATCTGGCCTACGTCGAGCGGGAGAGCCGGCGTCTGGCCCGGGCGATCTTCTACGCCATGGCGCGGTATCGGGCGGCATTGCGAGACGATCAGGGCCGGCAGAACCGGATCGAGGCGGTCGGCGAGGACCTTCTGGCCATTGCGGCGACGGCTCTCTCCGCCGAGTCGCGGGAGCGCACGGACGGAGACGCGACGGGGTGGATGCTGGCGGACGAGTTCTTCCGACAGGCCCGCGAGCGGGTGGATCGTGCGGTCCGCGGACTGCTCTGCAATGACGATCACGTCCCTACCGGAATCGGCGGGCAAGCCGTGCGCGGCGCCTTTGCCTGGCTCTCGCGCGGGATCATCCGCCGCGGCCTCGGCGAGTACGCCCCTTCCGAAACTCAGGGAAACGCGGAGCCCCCCGGCGACTCCGCCTCGCGCTCGGACAGCCGGCCGAGGGTGTCTGCCTGA
- a CDS encoding tryptophanase, producing MKFPSEPFKIKVVEPIKRTTREERERLLKESGYNLFHVPADSVYVDLLTDSGTSAMSDNQWAGLMLGDESYAGSRNYYHFEETVRSIFGYKHVIPTHQGRMAENLLFSTVVKAGMVVPNNIHFDTTRANVEHQKAEAVDLVIKEAYDPHKELPFKGNMDLGRLEDAINRVGRERIPLVMLTITNNSGGGQPVSMENVRQTRALVNKYGIPLFFDACRFAENCFFIKEREPGYADKPIIEIARELFGHGDGCTMSAKKDGLVNIGGFLSLNHDGWAQGITNMLILVEGFPTYGGLAGRDLEAIARGLKEVLEEEYLRFRVSQVRYLGELLEGGGVPILKPVGGHAVYLNAKEFLPHLTQDRYPAQALAVALYREYGIRGVEIGTVMFGKKDRATGRTAHPELEMVRLAIPRRVYTNMQITYVAESIIELYRRRDRIAGLRMTYEAPVLRHFTARFEEVPPRV from the coding sequence ATGAAGTTCCCGTCTGAACCGTTCAAGATCAAGGTCGTGGAGCCGATCAAGCGGACGACGCGCGAGGAGCGCGAGCGGCTGCTGAAGGAGTCCGGCTACAACCTCTTCCACGTGCCGGCCGACAGCGTGTACGTGGACCTGCTGACGGACAGCGGCACCTCGGCGATGAGCGACAACCAGTGGGCCGGCCTCATGCTCGGCGACGAGTCTTACGCCGGCAGCAGGAACTACTATCACTTCGAGGAGACGGTCCGCTCGATCTTCGGCTACAAGCACGTGATCCCCACGCACCAGGGCCGCATGGCCGAAAACCTCCTGTTCTCCACGGTCGTCAAGGCGGGCATGGTCGTGCCCAACAACATCCACTTCGACACGACCCGCGCGAACGTGGAGCATCAGAAGGCGGAGGCGGTGGATCTGGTCATCAAGGAGGCCTACGACCCGCACAAGGAGCTGCCGTTCAAGGGGAACATGGACCTGGGCCGGCTGGAGGACGCGATCAACCGGGTGGGGCGCGAGCGCATCCCGCTGGTCATGCTCACGATCACGAACAACAGCGGGGGCGGCCAGCCCGTGTCCATGGAGAACGTCAGGCAGACCCGCGCGCTCGTGAACAAGTACGGCATCCCGCTGTTCTTCGACGCCTGCCGGTTCGCGGAGAACTGCTTCTTCATCAAGGAGCGGGAGCCGGGCTACGCGGACAAGCCGATCATCGAGATCGCCCGCGAGCTGTTCGGCCACGGGGACGGCTGCACCATGTCGGCCAAGAAGGACGGGCTCGTGAACATCGGCGGGTTTCTGAGCCTGAACCACGACGGATGGGCGCAGGGCATCACGAACATGCTGATCCTCGTCGAGGGCTTTCCCACCTACGGGGGGCTGGCGGGCCGGGACCTGGAGGCCATCGCGCGGGGGCTCAAGGAAGTGCTGGAGGAAGAGTATCTCCGGTTCCGGGTCAGCCAGGTGCGCTACCTGGGCGAGCTGCTCGAAGGCGGGGGCGTGCCGATCCTGAAGCCGGTCGGCGGCCACGCGGTGTACTTGAACGCGAAGGAATTCCTCCCGCACCTGACGCAGGACCGGTATCCCGCCCAGGCGCTGGCGGTGGCGCTGTACCGCGAATACGGCATCCGCGGCGTCGAGATCGGCACTGTGATGTTCGGGAAGAAAGACCGGGCCACCGGCCGGACGGCGCATCCCGAGCTCGAGATGGTGCGGCTGGCGATCCCCCGACGGGTGTACACGAACATGCAGATCACCTACGTCGCCGAGTCCATCATCGAGCTCTACCGCCGGCGCGACCGGATCGCCGGCCTCAGGATGACCTACGAGGCCCCCGTGCTCCGCCACTTCACCGCGCGGTTCGAGGAGGTGCCGCCGCGGGTATAG